A section of the Clostridium felsineum DSM 794 genome encodes:
- a CDS encoding sensor histidine kinase: MLKIKSRIALLYSALTIFFIIVSVILFCVALKIYINREPILESINQNIKSKTASDKSRAMKKKNKEGNATKNFIYDNSNNGGIEKCNIQVDDSNKNSVEGFVYQKDGSMLDVYKTKKGKGQHKYTQNYLETIFDENNNIITSNILPDDYSKDNLNKQYGTKDLKIYSKNEISLKELLNRHNAGRLCVITDMDDNVIRSQVLSNDVYNRIYGRISNGNSFEMNSKQFQDVVMHVLYKRFIYIIVSIISMVIIVNFILSKRYVAFALKPLMEFTYKVKKQSESKEIEFIEMPEVKDEIYDLTSAYNSAMKKVKKSYNDLQRLNSYASHELRNSLSVLKAKLELGENTKEIEAYIDKLTNTTNDILAMSTPKLCNNENVDLALICAKVVDEYTSIFKNIELRLPDDGVNLIKGKELWIERCVTNLIDNSIKFIDERKVNNKILVEVLENANDIAIKVYDNGVGIDEQRMGEIFKPYYGTNRRISTGIGLAYVKHIMNLHNGKVLVKSEKGEYCEISLVFYKSIQKVKEHNV, encoded by the coding sequence ATGCTAAAGATAAAGAGTAGAATAGCCCTGCTATATAGTGCACTTACAATATTTTTTATTATAGTTTCTGTGATTTTGTTTTGTGTTGCTCTAAAAATATACATAAATAGAGAACCTATACTGGAAAGTATAAATCAAAATATAAAAAGTAAGACAGCTTCAGATAAAAGTCGTGCAATGAAGAAAAAGAATAAAGAAGGTAATGCAACAAAAAATTTCATATATGATAATTCAAATAATGGTGGTATTGAAAAATGTAATATACAAGTGGATGATAGTAATAAAAATTCAGTAGAGGGTTTTGTATATCAGAAAGATGGAAGTATGTTAGATGTATACAAAACGAAAAAAGGAAAAGGACAGCATAAATATACTCAAAATTATTTAGAAACCATATTTGATGAAAATAACAACATTATTACTTCAAATATCCTTCCTGATGATTATTCAAAGGATAATTTAAATAAGCAGTATGGTACTAAAGACTTAAAAATATATTCTAAGAATGAAATTTCCCTTAAGGAATTATTGAATAGACATAATGCAGGAAGGCTTTGTGTAATAACTGATATGGATGATAATGTAATAAGATCTCAAGTTCTTAGTAATGATGTTTATAATAGAATATATGGCAGAATTTCAAATGGTAATTCTTTTGAAATGAACTCAAAACAATTTCAAGATGTAGTTATGCATGTTCTATATAAAAGATTTATTTATATAATTGTTTCAATAATTTCAATGGTCATTATAGTTAATTTCATATTAAGTAAAAGGTATGTGGCATTTGCACTAAAACCACTAATGGAATTTACATATAAGGTAAAAAAACAAAGTGAATCTAAAGAAATAGAGTTTATAGAAATGCCTGAAGTGAAGGATGAAATATATGATTTGACTTCTGCTTATAATTCAGCTATGAAAAAGGTGAAAAAATCATATAATGACCTGCAAAGATTAAATTCATATGCTTCTCATGAACTTAGAAATTCTTTATCTGTTTTAAAGGCAAAGCTTGAGTTAGGAGAGAATACAAAAGAGATAGAAGCGTATATTGACAAACTTACTAATACAACAAATGATATTTTGGCAATGTCCACACCTAAATTATGTAATAATGAAAATGTGGATTTGGCTTTGATTTGTGCAAAAGTGGTTGATGAGTATACAAGTATTTTTAAAAATATAGAATTAAGATTACCAGATGATGGAGTAAATTTAATTAAAGGAAAAGAACTATGGATAGAAAGGTGTGTTACAAATCTTATAGATAATTCAATTAAGTTTATTGATGAAAGGAAAGTAAATAATAAAATATTAGTAGAGGTATTAGAAAATGCTAATGATATTGCTATTAAAGTGTATGATAATGGGGTTGGAATAGATGAACAAAGAATGGGAGAAATTTTCAAACCATACTATGGTACAAATAGACGCATAAGCACAGGAATAGGTCTTGCCTATGTTAAGCACATAATGAATTTGCATAATGGCAAGGTATTAGTGAAAAGTGAAAAGGGAGAATATTGTGAAATTTCGCTTGTGTTCTATAAAAGTATTCAAAAAGTTAAAGAACATAATGTATAA
- a CDS encoding response regulator transcription factor has product MHLLLVEDDEELCSLLEKGLKKYYYTCDLSHDGEDGLYNLEINNYDAVILDINLPKIDGITVCKRARKKGIDTPILMLTARTDTDDRVLGLDSGADDYLGKPFEFKELRARLHALIRRNYNKPSNEIKIKDLNIDTKAKSVKVSEKLITLTAREYDILELLCYNYPNIVSAEEIIEHVWGDDDNQFSNVIRVHIANLRRKIKCSGGQTLIETLKGKGYRLC; this is encoded by the coding sequence ATGCATTTATTGTTAGTGGAAGATGATGAGGAATTATGTTCATTACTAGAAAAAGGATTAAAAAAATATTATTACACTTGTGATCTTTCTCATGATGGAGAAGATGGATTGTACAATTTGGAAATAAATAATTATGATGCAGTAATTTTAGATATAAACTTACCTAAAATAGATGGTATTACAGTTTGTAAAAGAGCTAGAAAAAAAGGTATAGATACTCCAATATTAATGCTTACAGCTAGAACTGATACAGATGATAGGGTGTTAGGACTTGATAGTGGAGCAGATGACTATTTAGGAAAGCCTTTTGAATTCAAAGAATTAAGAGCAAGACTTCATGCATTAATTAGACGTAACTATAATAAACCCTCAAATGAAATTAAAATAAAAGATCTTAATATTGATACTAAGGCAAAGTCTGTAAAGGTAAGTGAAAAATTAATAACATTAACTGCAAGGGAATACGATATATTAGAATTACTTTGCTATAATTACCCAAATATTGTTTCGGCAGAGGAAATTATTGAACATGTATGGGGAGATGATGATAATCAATTTTCTAATGTAATAAGAGTACATATTGCAAATTTAAGAAGAAAAATTAAATGCAGTGGTGGGCAAACTTTAATAGAGACTTTGAAGGGTAAGGGGTATAGGCTATGCTAA
- a CDS encoding nucleoid-associated protein, translating to MEYINDVTINEAIIHVLDNSSDTVVFNEVKLELNDETYEYILKHIQKCFKDEELKYAVFNTERNLTKELSQEYLNGTSDLVSVSKEFANQLFVIMKSNGNIPSCDLLTVDLFTEYGPMLGILKMDYVKNYTHNIDVVDNKVEINIIPQFIGLPSSGQKIQKCAFIKPIKEENSFDLMVIDKKSGKKDEEEYGSNYFINNYLGCKVINNERDLTKTFVKSAEKWTQKNLKDNADAAEIMRTSIKKRLKEDDSIDINEVSEEIFGENKEAKEDFVEFIKKQGIEEKIDLDKQWVENKIKRTRLKIDKDIDLYINEETYNDSSRFEIKRNGDGTINMIIKQVRNYMEK from the coding sequence ATGGAATATATAAATGATGTTACTATAAATGAGGCTATTATTCATGTTTTAGATAATAGCTCAGATACAGTGGTATTTAATGAAGTTAAACTTGAACTTAACGATGAAACTTATGAATATATACTTAAGCATATACAAAAGTGTTTTAAGGATGAAGAACTTAAGTACGCAGTTTTCAATACTGAAAGAAATCTAACAAAAGAGCTTTCACAAGAATATTTAAATGGAACAAGCGACCTTGTAAGTGTGTCCAAAGAATTTGCTAATCAATTATTTGTAATAATGAAGTCAAATGGCAATATTCCATCTTGTGATCTTTTAACCGTAGATCTATTTACAGAGTATGGACCTATGCTTGGAATTCTTAAAATGGATTATGTGAAAAATTATACACATAATATTGATGTTGTTGATAATAAAGTTGAAATAAATATTATTCCACAATTTATTGGGCTCCCTTCTAGTGGTCAGAAGATACAAAAATGTGCATTTATTAAACCTATTAAGGAAGAAAACAGTTTTGATTTAATGGTAATAGATAAAAAGAGCGGTAAAAAAGACGAAGAAGAGTATGGTTCCAATTATTTTATAAACAACTATCTTGGGTGCAAAGTAATAAATAATGAAAGAGATTTAACAAAGACTTTTGTAAAATCAGCGGAAAAATGGACTCAAAAAAATTTAAAGGATAATGCGGATGCAGCTGAAATAATGAGAACATCTATTAAGAAAAGGCTTAAAGAGGATGATTCTATAGATATAAATGAAGTCTCTGAGGAGATTTTTGGAGAGAATAAAGAAGCCAAAGAGGATTTTGTTGAGTTTATAAAAAAGCAGGGTATAGAAGAAAAAATAGATTTAGATAAACAATGGGTAGAAAATAAAATTAAAAGAACAAGACTGAAAATAGATAAGGACATAGATTTATATATAAATGAAGAAACTTATAACGATTCATCTAGATTTGAAATTAAGAGAAATGGTGATGGAACCATTAATATGATTATAAAACAAGTGAGAAATTATATGGAGAAGTAG
- a CDS encoding class IV adenylate cyclase, with product MKEAETRIIDIDVTKIRTILENFHAENVKKENQINDIYDFPNGKLLENKGYARIRTVENMLDKKNHYYMTVKKMLSQEKFKVMEEHEIEISDAEEGENIFKALGLIKKQSIKKYRESYKYKNSLIEIDINDKAFCPFPYIEIETAFENELEEIVKLLGYSMKDTTSKTIYEILNEKSSGI from the coding sequence TTGAAGGAAGCTGAAACAAGAATTATAGATATAGATGTTACAAAGATAAGAACTATATTAGAAAATTTTCATGCAGAAAACGTAAAAAAAGAAAATCAAATAAATGATATATATGACTTTCCAAATGGAAAGCTTTTAGAAAATAAAGGCTATGCAAGAATAAGAACCGTTGAAAATATGCTGGATAAAAAAAATCATTACTATATGACTGTAAAAAAAATGCTTAGTCAAGAAAAATTCAAGGTAATGGAAGAACATGAAATTGAAATAAGCGATGCTGAAGAAGGCGAAAATATTTTTAAAGCTCTAGGTCTTATAAAAAAGCAATCTATAAAAAAATATAGAGAAAGTTATAAATATAAAAATTCACTTATAGAAATAGATATAAATGATAAAGCCTTCTGTCCTTTTCCTTATATAGAAATAGAGACAGCTTTCGAAAATGAATTAGAAGAAATAGTTAAACTTCTTGGATACTCTATGAAGGATACTACCTCTAAAACTATTTATGAAATACTCAACGAAAAGAGTAGTGGTATATAA
- a CDS encoding DUF5685 family protein — protein sequence MFGYVLPLKGELKIKDYEKFKSYYCGLCLSIKKNYGNLPRCVLNYDMTFLAVLLDALEDKKCEFSLNRCIAHPTKKKYSVVNNDALDYAAFFNICLVYFKLIDDVNDDKKLVSKLKSILLKGYFKKFPKTFSTYTTYIKNSLAKLSKLEKSSTALTLDKISHPFADLTAFIISSYAYNKPYKDILYNIGYNLGKWIYIIDAFDDLKEDLEKQKFNAINAAMNLNNKPYEELIKDISPKISFVLTMCGSNCLHNLNLLPLKTNQDILFNILQYGLLDKMNNLNL from the coding sequence ATGTTTGGATATGTCCTTCCTTTAAAGGGAGAACTGAAAATAAAGGATTATGAAAAATTCAAATCTTATTATTGCGGACTGTGCCTATCTATAAAAAAGAATTACGGCAATTTACCAAGATGTGTATTAAATTACGATATGACTTTTTTAGCCGTTCTACTTGATGCTTTAGAAGATAAAAAATGTGAATTTTCTCTTAATCGCTGTATAGCTCATCCAACTAAGAAAAAGTATTCCGTTGTAAATAATGATGCTTTAGATTATGCGGCTTTTTTTAATATATGCCTTGTTTATTTTAAACTTATAGATGATGTTAATGACGACAAGAAATTAGTAAGTAAATTAAAGTCAATTTTACTAAAAGGTTATTTCAAGAAATTTCCAAAAACTTTCAGTACTTATACAACTTACATAAAAAATAGCCTTGCAAAATTGAGCAAATTAGAAAAAAGCAGCACAGCTTTAACCTTAGATAAGATTTCTCATCCATTTGCTGATTTAACAGCATTTATAATATCATCTTATGCTTATAATAAACCCTATAAAGACATACTATACAATATAGGCTATAATCTTGGTAAATGGATATATATAATAGATGCGTTTGATGATCTTAAAGAAGACCTTGAAAAGCAAAAATTCAATGCAATTAATGCGGCAATGAATTTAAACAATAAACCTTATGAAGAACTGATAAAAGATATATCTCCAAAAATCTCTTTTGTGCTGACAATGTGTGGAAGTAATTGTCTTCATAATTTAAACCTACTCCCACTTAAAACAAATCAAGATATACTTTTTAATATACTTCAATATGGTTTACTTGATAAAATGAATAATCTCAATTTATAA
- a CDS encoding J domain-containing protein: protein MDNPYKILGVNENASQDEIKKAYRELAKKYHPDQYGNNPLKTLAEEKMREINEAYDFLMKNSQNNSYTNSSSGYNNYSDGNVDYASIRNDLNRGDINSAEAKLNRTNLRDAEWFFLMGNVCLRRGYYDNAYNYIQKACNLNPSNPEYTNALQSLRMQGNSYRNPYNNRGYGDRDSQLCNLCISLWCADTLCDCMGGGC from the coding sequence ATGGATAATCCATATAAAATACTTGGTGTAAACGAAAATGCTTCACAAGACGAAATAAAAAAAGCTTATAGAGAACTTGCTAAAAAATATCATCCAGATCAATACGGAAATAATCCTTTAAAAACTTTGGCAGAAGAAAAAATGCGTGAGATTAATGAAGCTTACGACTTTTTAATGAAAAATTCTCAAAATAACTCATATACAAACTCAAGTAGTGGATACAATAACTACAGTGATGGAAATGTAGATTATGCCTCTATAAGAAATGACTTAAATCGTGGCGATATTAATTCTGCTGAAGCAAAGCTTAACAGAACAAACTTAAGAGATGCTGAATGGTTTTTTCTTATGGGAAATGTGTGTCTTAGACGAGGTTATTATGACAATGCTTACAATTATATACAAAAAGCTTGTAATCTAAATCCTTCTAATCCAGAATATACGAATGCTCTTCAAAGTTTAAGAATGCAGGGTAATTCTTATAGAAATCCTTATAATAATCGTGGATATGGGGATAGAGATTCTCAGTTATGTAATTTATGTATAAGTTTATGGTGTGCTGATACCTTATGTGACTGCATGGGCGGAGGCTGCTAA